A genomic region of Chloroflexota bacterium contains the following coding sequences:
- a CDS encoding class I SAM-dependent methyltransferase, giving the protein MSALASPICAGGVDWVEHWVQLVEHRRDVIEGLARQGPQTRFWDTRAERFARRVEATDPKTDPLTLALLDLVHPGDTVLDVGAGTGRYAVPLAQVAAHVTAVEPAESMRAELERTLVAHGCDNVSVVPSRWEDAAVEPADVVLCANVLYPIADVVPFVQKLDAHTRRTSVIIIRVDQMGTMVDPLWEEIWGVRRPPEPGLLDLYNLLFSIGIRANVRLARRADAQRYRDTDDALAQARNQLFLPADHHEHDDRIRAHLERVLVPSGSGFDAPSSPQYGLVWWTNE; this is encoded by the coding sequence ATGAGCGCTCTTGCTTCGCCCATCTGCGCCGGGGGCGTCGATTGGGTCGAACACTGGGTCCAGCTTGTGGAGCATCGGCGTGACGTGATCGAGGGCCTGGCACGCCAGGGACCTCAGACGCGATTCTGGGACACCCGGGCTGAGCGGTTTGCGAGGCGGGTAGAAGCCACAGATCCGAAAACGGACCCGCTGACCCTTGCGCTGCTGGACCTGGTCCATCCCGGAGACACCGTGCTCGACGTCGGCGCCGGCACCGGCCGGTACGCCGTGCCCCTGGCGCAAGTCGCCGCTCACGTGACGGCGGTCGAGCCCGCGGAATCGATGCGCGCCGAGCTCGAGCGCACGCTGGTGGCCCATGGCTGCGACAACGTCTCGGTCGTTCCAAGCCGTTGGGAGGACGCGGCCGTCGAACCAGCGGACGTGGTCCTCTGCGCCAACGTGCTCTATCCCATCGCCGACGTCGTCCCCTTCGTTCAAAAGCTCGACGCCCACACGCGCCGTACGAGCGTCATTATCATCCGCGTCGACCAGATGGGCACGATGGTCGACCCGCTGTGGGAGGAGATCTGGGGTGTGCGACGGCCTCCCGAGCCGGGGCTCCTGGACCTCTACAATCTCCTCTTCTCCATTGGCATTCGCGCGAACGTCAGGCTTGCCCGCCGCGCCGACGCCCAGCGTTACCGAGACACCGACGACGCGCTGGCTCAAGCGCGCAATCAGCTCTTTCTTCCAGCGGATCACCACGAGCACGACGATCGGATTCGGGCGCATCTGGAACGCGTTCTCGTTCCGAGTGGCTCGGGGTTTGACGCTCCGTCGAGCCCCCAGTACGGGCTCGTCTGGTGGACCAACGAGTAA
- a CDS encoding alpha-galactosidase produces RRSVADYRTSDGVGGATVAVTAATSHPSLIYEVSSNGLAPEGFTFFTPGSGGLDLPGPVDLFTLLSVGVVQRTISPGDAPLSIPLPAGGPLLVWSAGAQHGYVLSLLDETVGRGVLYLAYPEDGRFELSAEVRPRAAEPDSAPRLYVQRVETPEPGPAFADYRAVLDRIAPSPDVPPSFRQMWNSWYVYGGDVDENALRAQVDTIADRFGDLGPWTITIDAGWYRAGDDPDGELGLVDSDKFPSGMRDLIDYAHARGVAVVLYASAPWVDTHPDADWWVVLRGFVRDHPDWLIPIEEDDEGGTYVYDLANPDVRDYFEDLARRFVVDFDADGVALDMVGVIGRDGGPFRDETVPLEDLLSVASTPGVAQTMAVYRLMWSALTRHDPDAWIEGNYAAPPLARSYARTWHLADDYPAFSHPFPYAGLVEQITHAILGQQLQGRRPNLGYIFGGDDYAEIQRQWLAAAVAMQAEVVVSVDLTTLPSRTERMYREYLAALRPFAERPIFGSGVPPETFATTIDGTTYLGLLNLARWPRTMTVDLTAYGVAPTGTVVAFDPETRRAFTSGADLTTTVPARHLRLLALRRAPGVLWGDRSWSVGPGGALDIHVQPAPVDSGQLWVYAPGVAIVSVDGSDTAGSRMDDGNGVLTVRVPDGGAHDIRVALASPSTPF; encoded by the coding sequence CCGCCGGTCCGTCGCTGATTACCGGACCAGTGACGGCGTCGGGGGCGCGACCGTCGCCGTGACGGCTGCGACCAGCCATCCGTCCTTGATCTACGAAGTGTCGTCGAACGGGCTCGCACCAGAAGGCTTCACCTTCTTCACACCGGGAAGTGGCGGGTTGGATCTTCCGGGACCAGTGGACCTTTTCACCCTCCTCAGCGTTGGCGTCGTTCAACGGACCATCTCGCCCGGCGATGCGCCGCTGTCGATCCCTCTACCGGCCGGGGGCCCACTCCTGGTGTGGAGCGCCGGCGCCCAGCACGGGTACGTTCTGAGTTTGCTGGACGAGACCGTGGGGCGAGGCGTTCTGTACCTCGCGTATCCCGAGGATGGACGGTTCGAGCTGAGCGCCGAGGTCCGCCCGCGCGCGGCGGAGCCCGACTCCGCGCCTCGCCTCTACGTACAGCGAGTCGAGACGCCAGAGCCTGGCCCAGCCTTCGCCGACTACCGCGCAGTCCTTGATCGGATCGCGCCGTCCCCCGACGTCCCTCCGAGCTTTCGACAGATGTGGAACAGCTGGTACGTGTACGGCGGCGACGTGGACGAGAACGCGCTGCGCGCGCAGGTCGATACCATCGCGGACCGCTTCGGTGACCTCGGGCCCTGGACCATCACGATCGACGCGGGCTGGTACCGCGCCGGTGATGATCCAGATGGCGAGCTCGGGCTCGTGGACTCGGACAAGTTCCCCTCTGGGATGCGTGACTTGATCGACTATGCGCACGCTCGCGGCGTCGCCGTCGTCCTGTACGCATCGGCGCCGTGGGTGGACACGCATCCGGACGCGGATTGGTGGGTTGTCCTTCGGGGATTTGTGCGTGACCATCCAGACTGGCTGATCCCGATCGAGGAGGACGATGAGGGAGGCACCTACGTTTACGACCTGGCCAATCCGGACGTTCGCGACTACTTTGAGGACCTTGCACGACGTTTCGTGGTGGACTTCGACGCGGATGGGGTGGCGCTGGACATGGTAGGCGTCATCGGACGCGATGGTGGTCCGTTTCGAGACGAGACCGTCCCCCTCGAGGATCTGCTCTCCGTAGCGTCTACACCCGGCGTTGCGCAGACGATGGCCGTCTATCGCCTCATGTGGTCGGCGCTCACCCGTCACGATCCGGACGCTTGGATCGAGGGTAACTACGCCGCGCCTCCGCTGGCGCGAAGCTATGCTCGCACATGGCATCTCGCGGACGACTATCCCGCCTTCTCCCATCCATTTCCGTACGCGGGCCTCGTCGAGCAGATCACCCACGCTATCCTGGGGCAGCAGCTCCAGGGTCGTCGTCCGAACCTGGGATACATCTTCGGCGGGGACGACTATGCCGAGATCCAGCGCCAGTGGCTCGCCGCCGCCGTGGCGATGCAAGCGGAGGTGGTGGTCAGCGTCGATCTCACGACGCTTCCCAGTCGCACGGAGCGGATGTATCGCGAGTACCTCGCGGCCCTTCGTCCTTTTGCCGAGCGCCCGATTTTTGGCAGCGGGGTGCCACCCGAGACCTTCGCGACGACGATCGATGGTACGACCTACCTCGGCCTGCTCAACCTGGCCCGATGGCCGCGCACGATGACGGTCGACCTGACCGCCTACGGTGTAGCGCCGACCGGCACTGTGGTCGCGTTCGATCCCGAGACTCGGCGGGCCTTCACAAGCGGCGCCGACCTGACAACAACGGTGCCTGCCCGGCATCTCCGGCTCCTGGCGCTACGTCGCGCACCGGGCGTTCTGTGGGGCGACCGGAGCTGGTCCGTGGGGCCGGGCGGGGCCCTCGATATTCACGTCCAGCCCGCCCCCGTGGACAGCGGCCAACTCTGGGTCTATGCGCCCGGAGTTGCTATCGTCAGCGTCGATGGGTCGGACACCGCCGGCTCGCGCATGGATGATGGGAACGGCGTGCTGACCGTGCGGGTGCCGGACGGAGGGGCCCACGACATTCGCGTTGCGCTCGCCTCTCCCAGCACGCCGTTCTGA